A DNA window from Phycisphaerales bacterium contains the following coding sequences:
- a CDS encoding co-chaperone GroES, protein MKVRPLGDKILIKRDEATTKTDSGLYLPESAKDTPRTGVVKAVGQGRLNKDTGDYTPFSVKKGDRVLFNSYAGTEVKIDGEELLLMNEESILALID, encoded by the coding sequence ATGAAAGTCCGCCCACTCGGTGACAAGATCCTCATCAAGCGCGATGAAGCGACGACCAAGACCGATTCCGGCCTCTACCTCCCCGAGTCCGCCAAGGACACGCCGCGCACCGGTGTCGTCAAAGCCGTCGGCCAGGGTCGCCTCAACAAGGACACCGGCGACTACACCCCCTTCAGCGTCAAGAAGGGCGATCGCGTTCTGTTCAACTCATACGCCGGCACCGAAGTCAAGATCGACGGCGAGGAACTCCTTCTCATGAACGAAGAGTCCATCCTCGCGCTCATCGACTGA
- the frr gene encoding ribosome recycling factor, with product MDVDMIVLECEEHMTKAVDYLKQELRGMRTGRATTAMIEHVKVEAYGSATDLKNLAGLSVPEPTQILVKPFDPSTIQDIIKGIERADLGLNPRPEGKQIRVPVPSLSGDRRKQLAGQCKTMGEAAKVAIRNARRDANKHIDQAEKDKANGVSEDMAKGLKNDIQEMTKKYETEVDTLVDHKTKEITEV from the coding sequence ATGGATGTGGACATGATCGTGCTCGAATGCGAAGAGCACATGACCAAGGCCGTCGACTACCTCAAGCAGGAACTCCGCGGCATGCGCACCGGCCGCGCCACCACCGCCATGATCGAACACGTCAAGGTCGAGGCCTACGGCTCGGCCACCGACCTCAAAAACCTCGCCGGCCTCTCCGTCCCAGAGCCCACGCAGATCCTCGTCAAGCCCTTCGACCCATCCACCATACAGGACATCATCAAGGGCATCGAGCGCGCCGACCTCGGCCTCAACCCGCGCCCCGAGGGGAAGCAGATCCGCGTGCCCGTGCCGTCGCTCTCCGGCGATCGCCGCAAGCAACTCGCCGGCCAGTGCAAGACGATGGGCGAGGCGGCCAAGGTCGCCATCCGCAACGCCCGCCGCGACGCCAACAAGCACATCGACCAGGCCGAAAAAGACAAGGCCAACGGCGTCTCCGAAGACATGGCCAAAGGCCTCAAGAACGACATCCAGGAAATGACCAAGAAGTACGAAACCGAAGTCGACACCCTCGTCGACCACAAGACCAAAGAGATCACCGAGGTGTGA
- the groL gene encoding chaperonin GroEL (60 kDa chaperone family; promotes refolding of misfolded polypeptides especially under stressful conditions; forms two stacked rings of heptamers to form a barrel-shaped 14mer; ends can be capped by GroES; misfolded proteins enter the barrel where they are refolded when GroES binds), with translation MAAKHIAFEADARERIRKGVAKLAAAVRTTLGPSGRVVMIEKSFGAPTVTKDGVTVAKEIELDDPYENMGAQMVKEVASKSSKDAGDGTTTATIYAEAIFSEGLKNITAGANANAVKRGIDLAVAAVVEELGKMSKKVTTSTEIAQVGTCSANQDAAIGKIIAEAMDKVGKDGVITVEEGKSLETDVDLLEGMQFDKGYLSPHFVTDIANMECVLEDCYVLIHEKKITSAKDLIPILGKVAEQGKGILIVAEDIEGEALATLVVNKLRGTLKVCAVKAPGFGDRRKAMMEDIAILTGGRAIMEELGIELEKLTLADLGRAKKVTVDKDNTTIVEGAGKKADIQGRIAQIRHQIDASTSDYDSEKLQERLAKLAGGVAQINVGAATEVEMKEKKARVEDALHACRAAVEEGILPGGGVAVLRSRKALEKARKAARGDEQIGVDIIGRALTAPIKQIAENCGLDGSIIAQKVEESKDNNFGFNALTHTYEDLVKSGVIVPTKVERVALQNAASIAALLLTTDCAIVEIKEKKDKVPAGGGGMDDMDY, from the coding sequence ATGGCTGCCAAGCACATCGCCTTTGAAGCCGACGCCCGCGAGCGCATTCGCAAGGGCGTCGCCAAACTCGCCGCCGCAGTGCGCACCACCCTCGGCCCGTCCGGCCGCGTCGTCATGATCGAAAAATCATTCGGCGCGCCGACTGTTACAAAGGACGGCGTCACCGTCGCCAAGGAAATCGAACTCGACGACCCCTACGAAAACATGGGCGCGCAGATGGTGAAGGAAGTTGCCTCAAAATCGTCAAAAGACGCTGGCGATGGCACCACGACTGCCACGATCTACGCGGAGGCCATTTTTAGTGAGGGTCTGAAAAACATCACTGCGGGGGCGAATGCGAACGCGGTGAAGCGCGGCATCGACCTCGCCGTCGCCGCGGTCGTTGAAGAACTCGGCAAAATGAGCAAAAAGGTCACCACCTCCACCGAAATCGCCCAGGTCGGCACCTGCAGCGCCAACCAGGACGCCGCGATCGGCAAAATCATCGCCGAGGCCATGGATAAAGTCGGAAAAGACGGCGTGATCACCGTCGAAGAAGGCAAATCCCTCGAAACCGACGTCGATCTCCTCGAAGGCATGCAGTTCGACAAGGGCTACCTCAGCCCCCACTTCGTCACCGACATCGCCAACATGGAGTGCGTCCTCGAGGACTGTTACGTCCTGATTCACGAGAAAAAGATCACTTCCGCCAAAGATCTCATCCCCATCCTCGGCAAGGTCGCCGAGCAGGGCAAGGGCATCCTCATCGTCGCTGAAGACATCGAAGGCGAGGCCCTGGCCACGCTCGTGGTCAACAAGCTGCGCGGCACGCTCAAGGTCTGCGCCGTCAAGGCCCCGGGCTTTGGCGACCGCCGCAAGGCCATGATGGAAGACATCGCCATCCTCACGGGCGGCCGGGCCATCATGGAAGAACTCGGCATCGAACTCGAAAAGCTCACCCTGGCCGACCTCGGCCGGGCCAAGAAGGTTACGGTGGACAAGGACAACACCACCATCGTCGAAGGCGCCGGCAAGAAGGCCGACATCCAGGGCCGCATCGCCCAGATCCGCCACCAGATCGACGCCAGCACGAGCGATTACGACAGCGAAAAGCTCCAGGAGCGCCTGGCCAAGCTCGCAGGCGGCGTGGCGCAGATCAACGTCGGCGCCGCGACCGAAGTCGAGATGAAAGAGAAGAAGGCCCGCGTGGAGGACGCCCTGCACGCCTGCCGCGCCGCGGTCGAGGAAGGCATCCTGCCCGGCGGCGGCGTGGCGGTGCTGCGCAGCCGCAAGGCGCTCGAGAAGGCCCGCAAGGCCGCCAGGGGCGACGAGCAGATCGGCGTGGACATCATCGGCCGCGCCCTCACCGCCCCCATCAAGCAGATCGCCGAGAACTGCGGCCTGGACGGCTCGATCATCGCCCAGAAGGTCGAAGAATCCAAGGACAACAACTTCGGCTTCAACGCCCTGACGCACACTTATGAGGATCTCGTCAAGTCCGGCGTGATCGTGCCCACCAAGGTCGAGCGCGTCGCGCTCCAGAACGCGGCCAGCATCGCCGCACTCCTGCTCACCACGGACTGCGCGATCGTGGAGATCAAGGAAAAGAAGGACAAGGTCCCCGCCGGCGGCGGCGGAATGGATGACATGGACTATTGA
- a CDS encoding putative phage abortive infection protein: MSRQSRHAKSRWKLQRLLVVLLGIAIIGWLANLVFVLCVAPSAEEAASLGDAFGASNALFSALAFVALFYAIRLQSQELDLQRRELRMTRNVLKRQQLELARQAEAMKIQLFENRFFQLLRTHQDIVEGTSLLRHGVFQGRAALKLIVDEMKKTLTARIGPAPNFASSDLREGYEQSIDQAYRVFYKNHGQEVGHYCRHLYHMLRFINDHAGDRAIEYARLIRAQLSEKELLLLFYNGISQYGREKFRPLADRFELFQNLPSGLLVWPVHARLYESAVGSDAIDLQ, translated from the coding sequence ATGTCTCGACAGTCCAGACACGCGAAGTCCAGATGGAAGCTCCAGCGGTTGCTGGTCGTCCTTCTGGGAATAGCGATCATCGGGTGGCTAGCAAACCTCGTATTCGTCCTTTGCGTGGCACCGTCTGCTGAAGAGGCTGCTTCCTTGGGTGACGCATTCGGCGCATCAAACGCCCTGTTTTCAGCACTGGCTTTTGTCGCGTTATTCTACGCGATACGTCTCCAAAGCCAGGAGTTAGACCTGCAGCGTCGGGAACTGCGAATGACCCGCAATGTGCTCAAAAGGCAGCAGTTGGAATTGGCTCGACAGGCAGAGGCTATGAAAATCCAACTTTTCGAGAATAGGTTCTTTCAACTGCTGCGCACGCATCAAGACATTGTGGAGGGTACGTCACTGTTGCGGCATGGCGTGTTTCAGGGTCGCGCCGCCCTTAAGCTAATAGTTGACGAGATGAAAAAGACTTTGACTGCTAGGATCGGCCCCGCGCCGAACTTCGCCAGTTCTGATCTGCGCGAGGGTTATGAGCAATCGATCGATCAGGCATATCGTGTGTTCTACAAGAATCACGGGCAGGAAGTCGGGCACTACTGCCGTCATCTATACCACATGCTGCGATTTATTAACGATCACGCCGGAGATCGCGCGATCGAGTACGCGCGGCTGATTCGCGCTCAATTATCGGAGAAGGAATTGCTACTCCTGTTCTACAACGGCATATCCCAGTATGGGCGGGAGAAGTTTCGGCCGCTGGCAGATCGCTTCGAATTATTCCAGAATCTTCCAAGTGGTCTTTTGGTGTGGCCAGTACATGCGCGCCTATACGAGAGCGCAGTAGGTAGCGATGCCATTGACCTGCAGTGA
- a CDS encoding tetratricopeptide repeat protein, producing the protein MTRLPFYLLLCLLLMLTGCATKRYGRMQPVSATERQQLSCREIDIEIAKTREFLDQINAEGFDGRDVLGILGDFGIGNAMERGDAVKSGKKRLDELEALRVEKGCPGSGSQPTAIQINSSYSGPSAQAQGSSEFERALRGKDAGQLAELAAYYEDLLSVEPNGIAARRNLAMIRYQQGEYEEAWKHVKHLHLLGTNVPGDFEARLAAAMPKS; encoded by the coding sequence ATGACCCGGCTGCCCTTCTATCTACTCCTCTGCCTGCTTCTCATGCTTACTGGTTGCGCTACGAAGCGGTATGGGCGCATGCAGCCTGTGTCAGCGACCGAGCGACAGCAGCTGTCCTGCCGCGAGATTGACATCGAGATTGCCAAGACCCGCGAGTTCCTCGACCAGATCAACGCCGAAGGATTCGATGGTCGTGATGTCCTCGGCATTCTTGGCGACTTCGGCATCGGGAATGCGATGGAGCGTGGCGACGCTGTCAAGAGTGGCAAGAAGCGCCTGGACGAGCTGGAGGCTCTTCGAGTCGAAAAGGGCTGTCCGGGTAGTGGCTCACAACCGACTGCAATTCAGATCAACTCCAGTTACTCCGGCCCCTCTGCGCAAGCACAGGGCAGTTCCGAATTCGAACGGGCGTTGCGCGGCAAGGATGCCGGCCAACTTGCAGAACTCGCAGCCTACTACGAAGACCTGCTCAGTGTCGAGCCCAACGGCATCGCGGCTCGAAGGAACCTCGCCATGATCCGCTATCAGCAGGGCGAGTACGAAGAAGCATGGAAGCACGTAAAGCATCTGCACCTGCTCGGCACCAACGTCCCGGGAGATTTCGAAGCCCGCCTCGCCGCCGCGATGCCCAAATCTTAA
- a CDS encoding serine/threonine protein kinase, with amino-acid sequence MGEVLHVRHLILGTEYAVKILPKGLLSSVKARDMFRREACVLARLAHRNLIKVDDFGDTHGHPWFRMELATGCLLPDGSRAVSADDLLTWFEGRLPHRLVGAILANVLDGLACAHRNGVVHRDIKPANILLSSSLNAGREIVIAKIADFGILRVLQQSESNRHGRVSSRLSRMDDFVTTSSGICGTQGFMSPEQMMGESVDERSDFYSLGATVFYLLTGSLDLEQGLGAAELGMRQAAWERLLVQMLQFAPDDRVQSIDALKDLLDECADSGHGHSFTIVTEETCGSPDGLDWFTPYQMDFAGLTDHELQSIEFLLEDLLYRMYQAAREGRIETAYPALLEANRSRIDAFRRSRLQG; translated from the coding sequence ATGGGTGAGGTGCTTCATGTTCGGCATCTGATTTTGGGTACCGAGTATGCGGTCAAGATTCTCCCGAAAGGCCTGCTTAGCTCCGTGAAGGCTCGGGATATGTTCAGGCGCGAAGCATGCGTACTTGCCCGGCTCGCCCATCGAAACCTGATCAAAGTGGATGACTTCGGAGACACACACGGCCATCCTTGGTTTCGAATGGAGCTCGCGACTGGTTGTTTACTCCCAGACGGCTCGCGGGCCGTGTCCGCGGATGATCTCTTGACGTGGTTCGAAGGGCGGCTTCCACACCGACTAGTGGGTGCCATATTGGCAAATGTTTTGGATGGTCTAGCCTGCGCACACCGAAATGGTGTCGTGCATCGCGATATCAAGCCGGCGAACATCCTGCTGAGTTCATCCCTGAACGCTGGGCGCGAGATTGTCATTGCCAAGATCGCCGATTTTGGCATCCTTCGAGTGCTCCAGCAATCTGAATCCAATCGGCATGGTCGTGTGTCAAGTCGACTCAGCAGGATGGATGACTTTGTGACCACATCGTCGGGGATCTGCGGAACTCAAGGGTTCATGAGTCCAGAGCAGATGATGGGAGAGTCGGTTGACGAGCGAAGTGACTTCTACTCACTCGGGGCCACTGTTTTCTACTTGCTGACCGGGTCGCTTGACCTAGAGCAGGGCCTTGGAGCGGCTGAACTTGGCATGCGGCAGGCGGCTTGGGAGCGCCTATTGGTTCAAATGCTGCAATTTGCACCGGATGATCGAGTGCAATCAATCGATGCGCTCAAGGATCTGCTGGATGAGTGCGCAGATAGCGGACATGGTCACAGTTTCACGATAGTGACGGAGGAGACGTGTGGCAGTCCCGACGGATTGGATTGGTTCACACCCTATCAAATGGACTTTGCCGGACTGACCGACCATGAGTTGCAATCGATTGAGTTTTTGCTTGAGGACCTCTTGTACAGAATGTATCAAGCCGCCCGAGAGGGGAGGATCGAAACGGCCTATCCGGCATTGCTGGAAGCCAATCGGTCTCGGATCGACGCCTTTCGCCGAAGCCGCTTGCAGGGTTAG